The DNA window gatccagccaaacctagaatggatttcctaaaagtcatttgctatttgtttgtaaatgtttccaatcctgtatCTAATCTATTTGAGgtatcctggatcacccagcttcactgatgaaagcttttcttctccagccttggagaactttaataaataaatgtatctggTAAAGCCCAAGTAAACCTTATATGCTCTGCAAAGCCTACGTAGGTATTCTAGATCAAACATGGCTTCCTGGGTGAAGTAAAGAATAGCAGCCTTGTTTGCCGCCCACCATTAACAGTAAGGCATGCACCAATACTGTGGATATATAATATACCACCAATATCCATGGGTTAGCAACAAAGTCACTAATGACCATATTAATTTTGGTACATATACGTCATACTTTCCCTTACtgatatatgaatattaatgTTAGCAAGGTTATATTGACTTCTGTCCTTTGAGCTGATCTCAGCTAATCGGTAAATATTTTGCTTGCCCCCTTTGGTCGTTTAGGAACCACTAGCTGGCTCACTATGGTAGTGGGCACCAGGAAGGTCACACAACAGTGGTTCTGTCTGACCACAAACTATAAAATGTGACAGCACAATATTGGTGTAGGTATGTATACCAATGGGcacgatttattaaagcttttcaagactccAAGAAGATTATGACGAGTGAACCTGGTTGATGCAGTTAAtataaaatggatctggtccaacaatgaaaacatttgcctactaatacatacaaggaaatccattccaggtttgctgaaccacccaggttctccttgattgtctatcttctccagtccagtcAAGAAAATCTTATTTTCCTTAAATTTGTAAAACTGTAGCTGCGTTGttctattgcacatttttttctgactaACAATTGTCATAGGAAGGTTCTGAAAATCCACATTGGAATGACATGAATTACTATTATTTACCTATCCATGTTTTATTTcagggcattgccatcttccttttttctttacttttcaaaGATTAACATGggccatctcttagattgtaaactcttcaaggcagagtcctctcctcctcctgtgtcactgtctgtttctatCTGTCAGTTGCCAcacctatttgatgtacagcaccacataatatgttggcgctatataaatagcgTTTATTAATAATCTTGATTGGTcgtgccgggatgatgtaactcatttCCGAcacgtgcaggggaagccaggattgctgggtttcctggCAGCCAATTGCATGCACAGCTGAGCGGCAATAGGGCAGGAAAGAACAGTCgcctgtctttctgcaataaccacctcgCTAAATCTCCCGTATTAAAAGTGGGACTTTGGATTAAGTTTAATGGCAACAAAGACCCATTAATGAAACTTCTAAACTTGTGAGAATATGTGAAAGTACACAGTCATTTCCATTTAATGGCCATGAGACAGGACTGGATCAGATGAATACACGAATCATTCTCTTTGCATTGTAATTGGATGtgaaaaattaattataataCCCAAAAAATTAGAAACACTGCTCAAGAATATGATAAAGATAAACTTACGCTATCCTTAGATTGGTCGCCCTTTCTGTTTAACCTGAAATCGTTCTCCCATGATCTGGAGTTGTATTTTGAGTCTCTGTGCTGAGTGCTGACACCTCGGTAACTACTTTTTGATTGGTATGACCCGGTGCTGGTTTTCGGATTACTGTACACATTCTCTGACGGGCTGGACCAGTTACTGCTTGATTTCGAGGTGCTGCTCTCTCTTCCTGAAGATGCCCAGGCTCCAGAAGACTTCTTTCTGTACTCTGGTGTTCCTAATGAGGACTTCTGATTATCCACTGTAAGCGTTACAGACAATTCACCTCGTTGAGGGTTATACTTTGCCGTCCTGGTCACAGATGATGTGTTTGTCACTGCTGCTTGTTCTGTGTCTTTGAACTCTTCACCAGCTTCTCTGACTGGCTTATCCACCTTTCTTCCATGTGAagattgcctgttcctttcttgCCTCTGTCTAGATTTTTCCTCATAAGAATGGGCATTTTCTTTACTTCGTTTACTTCTCTCCCCCTTAAGACTATGAACAGATTCATATTTCGTTTCAAAAGTTGTGTTTGGAGCTTGACATGCTTCAACGCTTAACTCAGCGGCTGCGTCTGATGTTTCAACACCTAACCTGTTTCTTGCTTCCTCTGGCTTCCCCACAAAGACATTTTGAGAATCCACCGCAGAGGCGTTGTCCACAGGTTTTGGGCAGCCACCTGACATTTCCTTAGCAGATGTCTCCATATCATTGCTATCAGACTCTTCTGCTGTCAGCAGGTGTTCCATACTGACACTATTGATCACTGGTATTGCATTAAAGGTAGACCGACAATGGACCTCACACTCTTCCTCATCAGATTCAACAGAAACGAGAAAGTTTGAATCTTCTGTTACATATGGCTGAGGATCTGAACTATATTTAGGCTGCTCCACTACTGGCCAAGGCTGAATACAATAAGGGGCCTCTGGAGCCTCAGGCgcttctgctgcttcttcatcaTCGCCATCCTCCTCAACTTCTACTTTCACAAATGTGCCCGTGACTTTCACATTCCTCTTGGCGACGTGGGTATCAGGCAAAGGACGCTTCGCCAGTTGTCCGATTTCATCGGCTGGGGTGGCGTCTTCTTCATCCATGTTATAATCCGTCTCGGAGCTGGAAGGCgttacacaaaatattaaaaccccCCTTCCATTCATTTCACTCAGACCAAGATGGCTATTGTGCTTGCATTGGTCTCTTTAAAGAGAGGTGCAAGTAAACGGGATAGCTGGGGCtagctgaagacctgaaagttattttaagggttccccatattAAAATGATTGAGAAAGACTGAAGTAGACGGTTAACAACTCCTTGTCAGAGTGAGCTGTCCTTGTTTTCATGGCAGATTATTTGAGGTACAAAGGGCCACTTTATAGATTTCCCAACTATACTCAAAAGCAAATTCAAACTCACCTTGTAGCTTTAGTTTTTGTCTTTGTTTGTTCCTAGaggaaagtaataaaaagaaaaatatgtttcattataTAAGTTCAACAGCACTAGTGTGATTTGCCTTTTTAtctactacatttaaaaaaaatatgagttaTGGTAACAATGGATAGTCTACAATCAGAAATACCAAAGTGGTTCCAAACACATAGGATGGCATAAATATGTAGACAAGATCAGAGTCGGAGAAAGAAGGTCTCTTTAAAAACTTGTCATTcttatcacatttttaacattatataaggTGGCcccttttacataataataataaaaaaaaaatatgatttttaccacagtggtaaagactgaagggtccacagcctcctgggatacagaTTTCCAGAAGGCTGTGGGTTGCTCTTACTGTGCATGTTTTACCCGttgatgaaaaaaaagtgctcatgctaacgcatgtgcagtgagatcagtaccattttttcatttagaggaagacatgtcacccaatctcacgcctgcacacTCTTTCCCCAAATCCCCAAGATCAAGTCAGTTTTATGTTAAACAAAAAGAGTTCTTACTTTTTGCTTTCTAGCCAGAGACAGGGTCACCCGCTTGCCATTTATTATAACTGGTAGGGTTTCACTGAACTTAACAGCAGCCTCCGTGAAGTTGGTTTCCAAGAAAGCCTAAAAGTGAGAAGGAAAAATCAATATTCGCCTTTTAttcaaactttccttttttttagattaggcCCCGAAGTAATGTTGCATTAGTTCTCTGCAACTGAACAGCttttgaaatacaaaacacatcctctcctccaaaaaaaaaaaaacaaaatccatcaGGAAAAGCAACAATCAATCACTTTAGGAAACTACAGACACAGTTACAACCAGTAACTGCAGCTACCAAGGAGTGCTATACATGGGCGAGGGAAAACAATTGATAAAGTACATCCTGTGCTCAGACTGGGTAAAGGGAGTGCAGATAAGGAAAGTAAGGATCCGAGAGAGCCCTATAGTTCATTAAAATGTGCCAGTCACACAATGCACCCTTACAGGAACAAAGTTTACTAATATAGAGGTTTCTAAAGTGTCATATTCCAGTATTGTACCAGTGTTGCCATTTCAGGCCACGTGCCATTTTAGGTTCTGGCATTTGGTTtctatttctttaatattatctGTGCAGATTTTGCTAATTAaactgaatgtattttatttctaaaaagtcGTTTCCCTATATAGCATggcacaaaaataaagaataccactacattattttacaggttcctttgaaataaactttaaaaattcgaaaacatttttatttatcggacaaaatgtgcattttaatagatgtttaaaaaaagcctttggtGGCAAAGGAGTTATTTccataaatttatatttgttgcAAATTGACTGCTTTCTTTTCAGTTCTAACCACACAAACTTTACCAGAAAATATATTACTTCACATGGAccagaataaaagtaaaatatactttttgttgtGCATAGCAGTTTGCCATCACTCACCTCATTTTTAGATCGAACAATAAGGATGTCATGGACTTTTCCCAATGGCTGGACAGCTTTTATGATATCTTGATCTGTGTAGCCACTATCTGGGAGATTGGTAACATGAATTATCTTGCAAGAGGTGCTCTTGCTGATGAACTGCTTTTTAGAAGTGTTACTAGATAAAGGATTTCTCAGGCCACTGCTATTGGTGCCAGACTTAACAGAGCTGCTGCTACCAGGCTTCTGTGAAGAGCTGCTGTAGCTTGAAGAAATGCTGTTTTTTCCCTCTGTGCCACCGGGATTCTTTGTTGGAGTAGAACCACCGGATGGTTTCTTGCCTTTTACACTTGAATTTGAGGACTTTGGCGACAATTTCTTTGTGTCGCTTGAAGACCTTGTAGGCCTACCCTTCTCTCCACTTTTCAATTTACTCGCTTCAATAAAGCTCTGCACGGCAGCATCTACAGCTCCCTGGTctgaaagaaaagacagaaagaataaatatacaaacTAGCCTTTTCAGGTTACCTGAAGCTCATTTTTTAGAAAAGTCAGCTGTTTTACCAGGTGGAGTGCTGCTTTGGCCTCGCCCGTATCTTCTTGGAGATAATGAACGCCGGGGAGACCTAGGACTTTTATAAGGGCTACAAGAACTCCTTGGGCTGGGCCAAGAACGTCGCGGGCTTCGACTCCTAGACCTCCTGCCAGACCATGGACTACGAGAGCGTGACCTACGAGCCCTGTGTCTCGATCCAGACCTTCTGGCTCTACGAGGACTCCTGCTCTTGGATCTTGATCGCTTTGGGGTTGTCCCATCCTTTTTGCCTTCATTCCTGCTGTAAAAAGTGGCATGTTCTATCATTTGTtaacagaacaaaaatgaaaatacgATTATCTAGGTTAGTTATATTTCCTGGACATAAACCAAACACTGGAAACAAGCACCTCACTATATTTTTCCTACTAGCACACATGCACCAGATTACAAACCTTTGCTGAGACCTAAACACTGTACTCGTAAAAGTGTAAAACACCTGTCCATATGGAAGATATGTACATATCTTGTAATAAACCAAATGTTTCCACAAGAACTTCAGAAAGAGGATTAGTCCACACGTATCTCTATTTAAAGCATAAACCTTAATAAATTGTGAGCAGGAAGGTTCtatgttgcagaagggacagctgCAATGCTGGGCtggtacactgagctgtgcatttaGGGCCACGTGGTAATaataaagattgcaaacaggcaggtatttttattttatggtagaGAAGACATAATCTCTTCAATCAGGatagttaaaaacaataaaaaccacttacctggtcccatcggagTCCTCCTCGTCCTGTGccttcccggtgacatcggtgcacgTGTCATTGCGTGTGGGAGGCGCGGCAGGAAatccaaattattttgtattgaattcaatacaaaataattataatatatatatatatatatatatatatatatatatatataatagcattatttacatatattaagttatgcctaagaattaaagacCTAAGAAacgtaaaaataaatttccatgcaaaacaatgtactgctttgagtgtaaaaatactgacataattagactgtcAGGGAAGTTAAGTAAAATTCTACTTTCAAACCAAGACAGATGTAGTGAAGCCATACGTACCTTAACGTGTGAACCTGGGGGTTCCAATCAgggtatctttaaaaaaaaaaaaaaaaaaaaaaaattaaacataagtCAAATAACTTTAGGAATAGTAATATAATTTACAGacctaagaaaatatttataggaaCATGTGAAGGGATAAAAGGTGTATTGGGATTCTTAACATTACAGCAGTGTTATTAGTACTGAGGTACATTGTAGCAGAGACCACAAAGCCTAGGTTTTTACCCACCCAAGAACTATTTTCTTCAGATATTTCAAACTATTGCTATATGTATTCAGGTTAATCCTTGACAATAGCTTAGCTAAAAAATTGTGGACAGATTTTGAAACCATAGCATGAGGTGGTATGTTTATATTCTCACTAATCGTACTTTAGCCCATTTCAGACTTGAGATCAACCACAGCATTGTAACTCATTCTTAACCGCACTAGAAAAATCGCTCCCATTTACCTGTATGGGAGACACTGGGAACAACTTAGTGCATGCAGTTGCATTCACTTGCAGGAGATTGCAGTGAGGTACCTTGAGTTCATGAAGCTTCTGGCTGCTTTCTTCCTTTGAAGGACAACGCAATACATGCAAATGCGGTGCGGTTCCCTGCTCCAGGGAGCATAGCAGTAGTTTGCTATACACAAAGGAGCGACTTACCATGCAGTATGCAAGGCATATGGGCAAGAAGTATCGATCCAATGCTACAGATGAGCTCTGACATatcaaaaaattgcttttttgggagccatttaaaaaaaaatgtgaatgccCGAGATAAAGTCATGCATTAAAGAGTTGAATGTCCTTACTGTTGACGCAACTTCCGGCAGCTATCAATGTGGATTGTGTTATTCTGGTGCTTAATCCAATCCTATCAAACAGAGGGAGGGGGaagtagaaaattattatttataaaaacagaagtaCAAACATGTCAGTGCAGATAACCTCTGAGCATATTATTACATGAGGAAAAGTTCCTAAAACAATTCCATGACGATATTATATGCAGTGAAACACTGACCGATTTCCATGTGGAGAGTGTCTAGAATTCACGccccttttccctttcttttggCCCTCTTTACATTCCtaaaatttattattatgattatgcCTGGATGATCATAAACGGTTACcagtgtaaagaaataaaaatgtgcacaaatttccaaatgaaaccataaaaaaaatcttcaacagCTCAATTCTGTGTGTGAGTGTGCAATAAGGGAAAGGGAAACGCTTtctacaaattgtttttaaaagagaGCCCATACAGAACCCAGACTTATAATTTaccataaaatatacaataaaaatcacCTAgccaaaattaaacaatttttaaataatcaaaatTTATAAGAAAACAGATTCACAAGATGAGTGATGATTCCGAGGTTCATGATTTCAAAGCTTCCATGCATTGTGTCCCATCTGTTGGATCACAGGAAGACTTGCCTCGCAGGATCATGTAGGATGCTCTGCATCTGCTCCTTCTCCTCGGtagtctttatttcttttcaccCCAATGATGGCGTCGATTAATGTATGTCTTTTACTCACCTCCCTATAATCTAAGCAGCTGTATAGCAAGCTAGCCAAGGTTTCAGGATTGGAACTTTCTTTTCAGATGTGTAAAAACTGTAAAGATTACTGCAACCCATGAGCAACAATCAGCACAGCCCCTTACATGTCAGCACCCCATTTACCTAAAGCATAAGTctgaaataattatatttcaccttttttggTTCCTAGCCCCCACCCCCATACATTGCAAACCTTATATTGCACCCTGAGCTTGTTTATTCAAAGCAGACAGACAGTGGTAGGGAATGAGGCTTGCAAGGAGCTACCGATAgcatcctaaaaaaaatgtggtggcaTGCAGAGTATGCAtgattgaaagaaaagaaatccaATGATTTCCAATATCCAAATCTAATTAAAGGATGGGGGCAGTAGGAGTTTAGTTATCCTGCAACCAGGAAATATCAGCTCTGACCGCCAGCTTTAATTCATATTGTGAGCAATCACATTACAGGAGAGGAGTGCTACAACCGTGCAAGACGGAAGTTCACAAATAGTGTGAATCATTTTCATAGGGAAAACAATTTACACTGGAGAGTTTTGTCCCAAAAGCTTGAAGGAAACCTCCATtttctatattatactatataagaGACCAGACGAATTTACAGCCTTTCCTTTTCTAGAagtaaaagcaaatttttaaccAGAGACATTTGTCACTCACAGGCAGGATTGGGAACAAAACATATGTGGTTATGTCAATATATGATCTAATGACTCCTTGGCAAGTGATTTTTAGTAAGGGCTCCTTTATTAGAGTTTATCAATGTAGACTGAAGTAGTGAAATTGCAAGCTGTAAGAACTACAAATGTATGACACACAACTTGTGTTTTAAAAGTTCTTGTTGTACGTGAACATAGAAAAATCAGATCTTGTTGATATGCCAAATAGACCACACAATGGCATTGTACAACCACATAGGAACTACAGAAAAGTTTGGATTTGAAAGTCAAATATGAGAATTAGGAATATCTGGTTTACATCTCTAGAACCCCAGGCTTCCGTTACCAAATAATGCTGCAGCTTTTGGTGAATAATGTTTCACAAAGCAGTATTTCATGGGAATACCTAACAAGACATGCATACACTGAATTGGAAACACAAACGAACATGAAAAGACTCACCTTTAAGTGTCTACATTCTAAGTTACACAGAGAACAGGTATGAGGAAATATCCGTGGAGAGGCGGCAAAATAATCATTCATCATGGAAGGCGTGGGCATACGCTTCTTCATTTGGGCTCCCTCTTGAGACAAAGCTAGAACCCTGTTCCCTTTCCCGGTAGGCGTAGTCGCTTCAACAGGTGGCGGGTAGTTAACATGGCTGACCACAGTTCCGACTGGAGATGCAGCAGAATCAGGCTGGATAGTGATCACAGTACTCTTGGTGTTATCATTAAACTGATATTTGCTTGAATGTCCATAGTCAATAACTTTACTTGGTAGCACGTCACTTCCTGATCGTCTTCCTCCTCCACCAACTTGATTGTGCGTGGCTCCGTTGTTGTTATTTTTACGGAGTCGGATGTCTTTCAGAATGTTTGGCAGGTTTTTTGGTGTCAACTGGTTGTCGGGATAGCGACTGAGCTCTTCTAGATCTTCATTTGATAACCCAAAGACTTCCAGTATGCTTGAAGCATTTTCATTTGTATACAGATTCTGGGCATTTGACATCTGATTCAGCGATAAAGATGGACCCGGTTTTATTCCCATATCCTGATTTAAGTTTCCAAACATACCAAGAGAGTTTAATGGTTTCTTCTCCAATAAATGGGGTTCCTGTAGAGATGTTTTTGCATCCCCTCTTAAATGATCAGAAGAATGTGGTAACCCACGGTTCACCATAGACATTTCTTGATTCTGCAGGTGCATTCTGGGTTGTGCTGGAATCATAGGGCCACTGGGAGAAGAAAAATGCTGTGGCAATGCTTGAGGACCCATGTGGCTTTCAGGTGGTCCGAGTGGCAGGTTTTTCATTCCCATCGGCTCAGAGTTTCCTCCAAGGAATGACCCAGGACTGTCCATTGGCCTCATGCCAAACCCTTGGCTTTTTACTTCAGACTGAAAACCCATCCCTCCTTGATTCATGCCAGAAGGCCCCATTCTGTACACATTTAGCCCAGGTTGATTCAGATTGGCAGTACCCGCATTCGGATCCATACCTGGGTGACCCATGCTGTTCATGCCAGTGTTCAAGTTTGACTGATTCATGCCTGAAAGGTTCACGTTTGGTTGGTTCATACCAGACATGCCCATGCCACTCATGTTCATGCCAGACATATTAATACCCGACATATTTATTCCGAGATGATTAAGTCCAGGCTGGTTCATTTGTGGGGGTCCCATTGGTCTCTGACCGGGGAGTCCACCTTTTGCGTTGAACATGGCTTGAGCAGTGCTAATTTTCAACAAAGCTTGATTGAGCAAAGAATAAATAGGAGGGGTACTGTTTGAAGTGACCGACTTCAACTACTGGAGAGCCAACTCAGTCTTAATGTGGGCAAGCTGTAAATGAGGATGGCTCAATAGGATGGGGCTAGAAATGCCAATGTTCAAGGTATTCACAACTGGTGGGCAATTTTCCAAGAACACAAAGCtgaaatttaaaaacacagatattaGATATGGAATCCACTACAACTGTTATACAGTGGGTACAACCAGAGATGGAAATATTGCAAGGAATAATAGCCCATATGCAACACTCGCTGTAAACAGAATGAATAAACCTATCAACTGGCGAAAGCCTAAACCATGGAGTAATATTGGGTACATTGGGCACAAAATTCTCTggaataaacctctccaaggctgacCCTCGGAATCAGGCTATGCCAAAACCCAAATCGCATTctactgataaataaaaaaaagttcaaaacagTCTTTATTTTTAGTGGGTTATATATAATCAGCATATTAAACAAGTACAGTAATACACCGAAAATTTGCTCTTCTAAATCTGCGGCTTCACAAGCTCACATATTTTTTCCTTGGAACCTAACACTTAAAACTCGAGACTAAACTGTAtccaatttaggaaaaaaaggcagaagaaaaacaattttttaagttgttaaaagaGAATGGATCATTACTGAAAGTATGGTAATGTTATTTCTAACAAGAGTTCAGCGTCTCCAAGAAGATGCGAGTGGCCATAAGGTAGTGTCCAAAATtcgcacatttttaaaatttgcggGGCTGTGGAGGAACGTAATTCCTGTAAATTTCGGGGTATTACTGTaattgtaagtaaatgtttaatactCAGCATCGAGTTAACATCATTAAATGCTGCATTCTTTccttatttagttttattttatgttcttatcACACATCCATATCATGTCCAGCAGACagtgttgcattttgttttttctgtccaTTTCCCCCCACAAATATTAAGGACAATTTCTAAGTagagacaattaacctaactgcatgttttttgaggtGTGGGAGAAACCCACAACAACacagagaacatgcaaactccttgctgATTGGTAGGTAAAATGAGTGGAACGCTTTAACACCACCAATAAATAAAGTCTAGAAAATGGATCTGTGCGTGACTAAAGGCAAgagaaaaagtaaacattttttgttccttATACCTTGACTTTAGAGTTATATTCCAGGGGGAAAATTAGGTTGGTTACATTACAAACTGCAGCTTAAACAgtaaagcttaactccagacaAACAGTTGAACGACATTCAGAGAATGTTTGCATGTACCAAATAAAATTAATCTAGGAGTGGTTATTCCTAGGCACACTGCCTGGTAAATGTACCAGTATAGACGTACAATAATACCTAAATATTGAAGTAAAAGGATCCTTAAATGCATACATAGAACAGATTATTGGTAATGAACAGGTCATACAGAACACACGGAAACTGTGCCAATATAAATAGGGCTATTCAATTCACTTTCTATTAATGTttcaaaaacaatgtacaaaacaaaatgtcttaACAGGTATTTCAAGTAGGACTACAGCGTCCCAACAAATATTCCACaccatgtaatttattttacatggtatAAAAGCTTTTCTGTACACTGAAGTAGGCATAGAAAAAGTGAATAAGGAATGTCTTTTTAAACATTGATATAATTAGACTTGAGATAAGATGGAGCAAAGTTATAAGATAACTCTGGAGAAGTAGGAAAGTAATAGGACAACTTTGGAGAAGTAACACCACAAGATCATGATTAGAtttcctccctcctattgtgataTTTCCCACaactcctagactgtaagctcttttgggcagggttctctcctccccgtgtcactgtctgtatctgtttgttattagcaattaatatttaattgtacagtgctgcgtaatacttttgcgctatataaatcctgtttaataataataataattagatattCTCAGATCATTCCCAATTAGATAATTTTACACagtgtagtaaaaaaaacacaggtccCCAATATCTAGTAGAATCATTACCATTACTACTATTATAATAAGAAATTTGGTGAACTGCAACATCTCTGTCAATCAAATTTTCAttgcttaaagcagaattccagtcTAAAACATGATACAAATAAGTGTCAGCCTGccatatttatttgttctgcCAATAGATTTCCCCAGTCTGGTGGTATTATTTAACCCACCTCTTTTGAGAGCAGGTCATCCTGATCTAACCCTGGAGGGTAGGTTAGTGACTGAACATTAGCTCTAACATGTTAATAACAGCCAACCATTATTCTAGCAACATCAGAAAGCAATACACTACCGGTAGGTGTGTGACAGACAACTGTAAATACAGCTCTTCTATGACACAGATTTGaaactacacatttttttatcgGACAGGTAATTCCTACTGTAGAATctagtaaatatataattaaaaaacacttaaattaCGAATACAAAGTTAGGATGTCATTCCATTGCTGGGCTATTACCACTCTGGAAAAGAACCCGACAATGCCATGTAATCTCATATTAATGCTGCAATACCACTAAGTAGGTATTTAAACATAGCTTGCATTAGCAAGTTGTAAACACAGCAAgaactgtaaaatatacaaatataaccaACGTCATAGCTTTCAGAGCCGGATTCTTGGGTTCATTTTAACCTTCCAGTCAAGACTGATAAACAAGCACAATGTGTGGAGGGATTATTTGAATTGTACAAAAACAGGACTACAATCCAGTCATTGAGGTCTCCTCACATACTGTGAAAAGGAAACCTGTAATATTTAGCGCTGGTCGAAACACATCATGGTGACAACAAGCACCAAACTTCCCGCAAGAAATATACAAGCTGTCATTCCTGTCCACCTGCTGCCAGGATGTTTCTGGCTTTGATAAATTGAGACATTGATGTGAGCGATAGCTTGCAGCAAGTACTATTAGCGCACATGGACATCTGATTTTCCTAAAAAGTACTGAAAACTATGTATCAGCAAGATAGAATCCTGTAATTTTAGAAGCCAGCAACCTAAACAGGTCTGATTGTACAATACAGGCAGTGTATAGAATCCTCCACAGAAATTCATTCCACTTCACTGTGAATGCATATTGTGATATTTATGCATGCCTCAATCTGTTTTATCTTTTTAGTTCATTAGAAAATAAGCAGTGAATGGCtgtacaa is part of the Pyxicephalus adspersus chromosome 3, UCB_Pads_2.0, whole genome shotgun sequence genome and encodes:
- the LOC140327317 gene encoding uncharacterized protein isoform X2, coding for MFNAKGGLPGQRPMGPPQMNQPGLNHLGINMSGINMSGMNMSGMGMSGMNQPNVNLSGMNQSNLNTGMNSMGHPGMDPNAGTANLNQPGLNVYRMGPSGMNQGGMGFQSEVKSQGFGMRPMDSPGSFLGGNSEPMGMKNLPLGPPESHMGPQALPQHFSSPSGPMIPAQPRMHLQNQEMSMVNRGLPHSSDHLRGDAKTSLQEPHLLEKKPLNSLGMFGNLNQDMGIKPGPSLSLNQMSNAQNLYTNENASSILEVFGLSNEDLEELSRYPDNQLTPKNLPNILKDIRLRKNNNNGATHNQVGGGGRRSGSDVLPSKVIDYGHSSKYQFNDNTKSTVITIQPDSAASPVGTVVSHVNYPPPVEATTPTGKGNRVLALSQEGAQMKKRMPTPSMMNDYFAASPRIFPHTCSLCNLECRHLKDWIKHQNNTIHIDSCRKLRQQYPDWNPQVHTLRNEGKKDGTTPKRSRSKSRSPRRARRSGSRHRARRSRSRSPWSGRRSRSRSPRRSWPSPRSSCSPYKSPRSPRRSLSPRRYGRGQSSTPPDQGAVDAAVQSFIEASKLKSGEKGRPTRSSSDTKKLSPKSSNSSVKGKKPSGGSTPTKNPGGTEGKNSISSSYSSSSQKPGSSSSVKSGTNSSGLRNPLSSNTSKKQFISKSTSCKIIHVTNLPDSGYTDQDIIKAVQPLGKVHDILIVRSKNEAFLETNFTEAAVKFSETLPVIINGKRVTLSLARKQKEQTKTKTKATSSETDYNMDEEDATPADEIGQLAKRPLPDTHVAKRNVKVTGTFVKVEVEEDGDDEEAAEAPEAPEAPYCIQPWPVVEQPKYSSDPQPYVTEDSNFLVSVESDEEECEVHCRSTFNAIPVINSVSMEHLLTAEESDSNDMETSAKEMSGGCPKPVDNASAVDSQNVFVGKPEEARNRLGVETSDAAAELSVEACQAPNTTFETKYESVHSLKGERSKRSKENAHSYEEKSRQRQERNRQSSHGRKVDKPVREAGEEFKDTEQAAVTNTSSVTRTAKYNPQRGELSVTLTVDNQKSSLGTPEYRKKSSGAWASSGRESSTSKSSSNWSSPSENVYSNPKTSTGSYQSKSSYRGVSTQHRDSKYNSRSWENDFRLNRKGDQSKDSSSSSSRYVRSSTRSNRGQKSKEESASTFPFNLDEFVTVDEIVEEHADEQKPEEVEEEKSQEIAASKRMESSPAALDAKKPKEASGDTQELTFVTLDEVGDEEDITPVPERLQDGEVQTLMTVDEVQTLMTVDEVQTLMTVDEVQTLMTVDEVHSKDGPPPAAQQPSVLMTLDQVSDDEEPNISTMLSGTSAITDKDQLLTLDEISSKDEETVPNSEPLNPDIWFTQVTKESKEDNSSPAPEIKENVEAPDIPPQEPAQDSHVEQPLLTLDEVKADEEEEDSLAIEHQFLTVDEIGEEDEESEVKQDTVEKSQPKPKSKSGQSKSKTSPKSASKTPGGRRGRPRKRPLPETADDSKDTSQQASADSITGSGLVKTPTKPEQKAAEDPEQDKSEDSTITTPDIPGLSTSTSSDTPAKKNKLESPSLGKKTLGLFNCLIPVGLEFVVPKTGYFCELCSLFYMDDASKLKHCKSLRHYQAVQRHFAKEEDTAEEKSPST